CGGGCGTGCTCCACAAAATCAACTCCTCGGCAAGGCGCGAAAGGTGCACCATGATCAAAGCGCAGGCGAACACCAGTTCGCAGGCGAAATCGCGGTCGCTGACGGCGTCCATGCTGTTTTGCGCCGTCGCGGCAAAACCCAACAGTTGCGCGGTGCGCCGGGGGTTGATGGGCAACCCAGCACCCGCCAACGCCGCAGCGCCCAAGGGCGAGACATTGACGCGCTTCAAAAGGTCGCGCAATCGCTCAGCGTCGCGCTGCAGCGCCCAAAAATGCGCCAAGAGGTGGTGCGCCAACCGCACCGGTTGCGCGTGCTGTAAATGTGTCACGCCCGGCATCAGCGTCTCCAAATGTCGCTGAGCCTGGTCGGTGAGCGCCTGTTGTAAACGCAAGATGTGTTCCGTCAGTGCCTTGAGGGCGTCGCGGCACCATAGCCGTAAGTCCGTCACTACTTGGTCATTGCGGCTGCGAGCAGTGTGCAACTTTCCGGCGATTTCGCCGACCCGGTCGCGCAATACCCGCTCCACAAAACTGTGGACGTCTTCGTCGGGACCGCTCAACGCTAACCGTTGTGCTTCAAGGTCATCCCAAATACTGACCAACCCTGTGACCAACTGGTGCGCTTCCTCGCGCGTCAGGATGCCGCATTCGCCGAGCATCAACGCGTGGGCGATGGAGCCCAAGAGGTCGTAGCGCCACAGCCGCTTGTCTACGGCGAAACTGGACGAAAACTGTAAGGCTTCATCGGCGAGGGGCTTTTTGAACCGTCCGCCCCAAAGTTTCGGGGGAAGGGAAGGAGACGCCTTTGCACTTCGCTTACGCGCCATCGTTATCCCCCTTCACAGATACATCAAATTGCTCGTGGGTTGATGCCGCATCGTCGGCAAGCAGGGCAACGGCTTTCTCCTGCCACTCCTTGAGGGGTGGCAGGTCGTCCAGACTACGCAACCCGAACAATTCCAAAAACCGTCGGGTCGTCCCGTAAAGGCGGGGACGACCGGGTACCTCTTTGTGACCGACGACTTGGATGAGCCCGTGTTCCAGCAAGCTTTGCAACGCTGCGCCGCTATCTACCCCGCGTAACCGCTCAATTTCGGGGCGCGTGATAGGTTGATGGTAAGCGACGATCGCCAACACCTCTAAACTGCCCCGCGAAAGGCGCACGCGTTGCGGTGGGTGGAGCCGTGCGACGACCGGGGCAAATTCCGCCCGCGTCATCATCCGCCAACCGCCGGCGACTTCCACGATCGCCAAGCCGCTGTTGCGCTCGTAATCCACTGCCAGTTCGTTCAGCAAAAACAAAACTTCGTCAGGCGGCGCATCCAAGACGCGCGCTAACTCATCCAGCGGCAACGGTTTCGTCGCAACGAACAAAACGCATTCCAACGCTTTGCGCCACCACATTCGCTGCTCCGACGATGACTCCATCGGTTCACCTCCTTTGTGCGACGGCGAACATCAAAATTTCACCGAGTGCGCCGCATTGTCTTGTCAGGCGGCAAAGTGTCGGCGTGTCGTCCTTTGCGCGGCGAACGAAAACCTCTCTGCCGTCGTTTAAACAAATCATGCCGCAAAAGGAAGCGCCGTCGGCTATAGTGTTTCGTGTCGCATAAGCGCCATAATCACAACGGTGACGGACGATGAACATTGCCACTGCCTTAGCGGTGCGCCAATCGGAGCGGTTGGGCGTCGTGACGGAGCAGAATGCCGACCCGTTGGCGGTGCTGATTGAACGGGTGCGCGCGACACACCCCACTGCCGATGTAGAGCGCATCGCCCGGGCTTACCGGTTCGCCGAGCACGCCCACAGCGGACAAACGCGCCTTTCCGGTGAACCCTACATCACGCACCCATGGCATGTCGCTCTCATCGTCACCGACTTAGGGTTGGACGAGAACGGCATTATCGCCGCGCTGTTACACGATACCGTGGAGGACACTGCCGTGGATTTGCCCACGATTGAGCGGGAGTTCGGCGGCGAAGTCGCCCAGTTGGTGGAAGGTGTGACGAAACTGAGCCGCCTGCAGTTTCGGACCGCGCGCCAAGAGCACGCGGAAAACCTGCGCAAAGTGCTGGTCGCGATGGCACAAGATGTGCGGGTCATCCTCATCAAACTCGCTGACCGTTTGCATAATTTGCGCACCTTAGACCCGCTGCCCGAAGAGAAACGCAAAGCCATCGCTTTGGAGACCTTGCAGGTCTATGCGCCCATCGCCCATCGCCTCGGCATCTGGCGGCTCAAATGGGAGTTGGAAGACTTGGCGTTCAAGCACTTAGACCCGCAAACTTACCGCACCCTCGCCCGCAAGGTAGAAAAGACGCGCGCCGAACGGGTTCACTTGGTGGAACAAGCGATCGCCCAATTGCATGACGCCCTGCGTCAAGCCGGCATTGACGCCACCGTGCAAGGGCGCCCCAAACACCTTTGGAGCATTTACCAGAAAATGCAGCGCGAGGGCGTGGACATTGACCGCATCTACGACTTAATCGCCCTGCGCGTCATCGTTAACACGGAAGCCGAGTGCTATTTGGCGCTGGGGACCGTGCACAAACTTTGGACACCCTTGCCGGGCATGTTCACCGACTACATCGCGAAGCCCAAACCTAACGGCTACCAATCGCTGCACACGAAAGTGATCGGACCAGGCGGCGAAGTGATGGAAGTGCAAATCCGCACATGGGCGATGCACCGCAACGCCGAATATGGCATCGCTGCCCACTGGCGCTACAAAGAAGGATATGAGGAAGCCCCTCCGCCCACTGACCCGCTGGATCAAGCCCTCGGTTGGCTGCGGGAATTGATGGAGTTGCATCGCGACATGCGCGATGCAGCCGAGTTCACACGGTCTGTTTTGGGCGATTTGTTTCGTGACCAAGTGTTTGTGTTCACGCCGAAAGGCGATGTCATTGACCTGCCCAGAGGCGCCACGCCCGTGGACTTCGCCTACCGCATCCACACGGAAATCGGCAACCGATGTATCGGTGCGAAGGTTAACGGCAAACTCGTCCCTTTGGATTACGAACTGCAAACGGGCGATGTCGTGGAAATCCTGACCAGCAAACACCCGAAGGGTCCCAGCCCCGATTGGCTCAGGTTTGTCAAGACATCGTTGGCACGCAACCGTATCAAGCGCTTCTTGAAGGAGCAAGCCTACGAGGAGAACCTGCAACGCGGGCGCGAAGTGTTGACCCAAGCCTTGGAACGCGCCGGGCTACATTTGACCGAAGTTTTGGAGTCGGGCAAGTTGGGTGAGTTGGCAAAGCAATATCAGTTGCAGAGCGTTAACGATTTGTTGGCTGCTATCGGCTACGGCTCGGTGTCCGCACAATCGGTTGTCAACAAGTTGAAACCGCCGCCACCTAAGCCGAAAGTGACTTTGTTGGCGCCCGACGAACGCGCGCTGCCCGCGCGCAAAGGCACACTGCTTTACCGCCTCGCCCGATGTTGCGCTCCCGTGCCTAACGATCCCATCGTCGGGTTCATCAGCCGCGGGCGGGGAATCGTCGTCCATCGTGCTGATTGCCGTAACCTTCAGCGGTTGCGCGAAAGCGAGCCTGACCGCATCGTCGCGTTAGATTGGGGGTTCCCGCTGCAAGAGCCAGCGATCGCCCGTTTGCGCGTCGTCGCCTACGACCGCGTCGGGTTGCTCAGCGATGTCTCTAACGCCGTCAGCAGCAAAGGCGTGAATATCGTTTCCAATCGCTCCGTCACGAAAGACGGCATCGCCTACTTTGAGTTAGGTGTCGTCGTCCCTGATGCACCCACTTTGCAGGAAGTTATCGCCAGCATTCAACGGCTCACGGATGTTATCCAAGTCGCCCGTATCGTTTGAGGCGCGTCCGAGTTATCGGGGAGCGCGCCGAACGATTTCGGTCGTCCAGAAGCCCGACCCTCTAACTGAGGGTCGCAAACCTGCCCGCCCACACGGAGGTGGAACAGACGCGTGTATCGGGTCGGCATCGTCGGATTAGGGCGCAAGGCGCTGACGATTGACGATGAAACGCACTTGCGTTGGTTGACCAACTACGAACTGCCGCCGACGACACATGTGTCCGCTTACCTCGCTAACCCGCAAACGCAGATCGTCGCCGTCTGTGCCCGTTCGTCCGAAAGCCTTGAGCGATTTTATCAACGCACGGGTCTGCGGCAAGTGCGGGGCTACACGGATTTCCGAGAGATGTTCGCCAACGAGCCGTTGGATATCGTGAGCGTGTGCACTCACACCGACATGAAAGCCGCGATCGTCATCGCAGCAGCAGAAGCAGGTGTCAAGGGAATCATCTGCGAAAAAGCGATGGCGACCTCGTTGGAGGAAGCCGATGCGATGTTGGTGGCATGTGAACGGGCAGGCACAAAGTTGCTGGTCAACCATCCGCGCCGTTACCACCCGACTTACCGACGGGCGAAAGCGTTGTTGGAAAAGGGTGCCATCGGCGAACTCGTGCGGTTGCACGGAACGATGTGGACTTGGCTCTTGCACAACGGCACGCACCTTTGGGACATTTTGCGCTACTTTGTCGGCGATGCAGATTGGGTTTGCGGGTGGGTGCGCAACGACCATCCCAGCGACCCTGGCGGCTACGGCATCGTGCACTTCCAAAGCGGTGTCGTCGCTTGGGTGGATGTTGGCGGTGGGCAAGGGTTCACGCTGGAGTTGCACGGCACAAATGGGCTCATGCGCATTGACAGTTTCCACGACGGTGTGCAGTTGGAAGTTTACGCCGATGTCTATCCGCCAGACCCGTCTCGCCCCGCTTTTCAATTTCGCCCACGCTATGTGCAGCGGCGTGAGTATCACCCCAACCCACCGCAATTCACGCCCCCGATGCAAGCCGCTTTGCAGGACCTTCTTGACGCCCTTGAGCAGGACCGTCAACCCCAGTCCAGCGGTTACGATGGACGGGCAGCGTTAGAAATTGGGTTGGCTTTTCATGTGTCCCACCGACAAGGACATTGCCCCGTCCCGCTCCCGTTAGCGGACCGCACCGTAAGAGTTGTTTCGCGGTGATGCAGAAACCCTGTTGACCTACTCCCGCCACGAGTAGCGGGGTTCCCATCCCAACAGGCGTTTCGCTTTGCTCAAATCAAAGACACCCTCATGTCCGCGTAACTCTCGGCGGAGCGGCACATCGGGGTAAGCAGCGGCGACCAATTCGGCAGTCGGCACAACAGAGTGGGTGTCGGCAGCGCAAATGAAGAAGGCTTCGTGCCCCGTGAAGGGCGCTTCCAACGCTTTGAGGACGGCATCTACCGCATCGCGCAAATCCACATAGCCCCACAGCCCTTTGAAATCGCCCGGCACATCGCGAAAAGGTTGCGCCCGCCAACGCTCATACTGTTCGGGCGTTGTCACGCCGTGAAACCGCAGGCTGGCGACAGCCATGGCAGGGGCGAGCCTTACCGTCGCGTCCGCCATCTGTTCGCCGAGCCATTTAGAAAGGCTGTAGGCTTCTTCGGGGCGAGCGGGGTGTTGTTCGTCTATAGGCAAATAGTCTAAACGCGGGCGCTCTTTGTTGAAGTGCAATCCCACCGCGTTGATGCTGGACGCGAGGACGACGCGCTGAATGCCCAACAACCGGCACGCTTCCAACACATGGTAAGTGCCTTGCACATTGACCCGCATGATTTCGGTCGGCGGCACCAAACGCGGTCCGGGGACAGCGGCTAAATGCACCACAGCGTCCACACCAGCTAAACCTTGCAAGACTTGACCGAAATCCGTGATGTCCGTGCGGGTGAAGGGGAACCGCCATTGCTCTGGTGGTTTGAGATCTAAACCGCGCACCTGGTCGCCGCGTTCCAGTAACGCCCGAACGACCGCCTGTCCGATTCGCCCGCTACTGCCGGTCACAGCGATCTTCATCGTTCACCCTCCTTGCACTGCTTCGTTGGGTCTTCCTTTCAGCGGCTCCGGAGAGCCGCCCTCCGACCAAACCCCATTATCCAACACAGCATCCTTACACTGATTCCGTCAACATCGTTAAGATTGACTGCGGCGAAAGTTTGGGAGCGCTGCCTTCCGAACGGACATCGCCGTAAATTGTGAAGACGCATGACCGCCTTCGTTGCTGTGCGGCTACAATTGTGGCGTTCTTGCGATGGGGAGGTTGAAACGATGAGCGCTGAAGCGCCGTCGCGGTTACCGCACACACCGCGAGAGCGGGGCAACACCGCCGTCTTCGTCGGCACCGCGCACATCGTCGCAAAAGAGCGTTACCGCGATTTTTGTCGGTTGACTTTGCGGTGCCGCCAAATCGCCCAACGCGCCCAACCGGGGCAGTTCGTCAATTTGTATTTGGATGCGCTGGGCGGTGGTAAACCATTTGAGCGGGCGAGTTTGCCGATGGCAGCCTTGCTGCCCCGTCCTTTTAGCATCGCGCGCATCGTCCCGTTGTTGAAGGGGCGCACTGACCCTGCCCCTAATGAGGTGCCACAAGCCTTCTCGGTGTTGTTTGACTTGCGCAGTGTCGGCACCCGGTGGCTGGCGGAGTTGACGGCGGATGTTCCCGTGCGGGTCGCTGGACCGTTGGGCAAAGGGTTTTGGGTGCCTCAAGGCGTTCGGCGCGCTGTCCTCGTCGGCGGCGGCATCGGTGCGGCACCGTTCCCGTTCTTCGCCGAACAGCTTAAGCGATCGGGGGTTGAAGTCGTCGCCCTGTTGGGCGCGCAAACCCCCGATAAGTTGCCTTTTGACCCCGTTCGCGCCGAGCATCCGTTGATGGGCAACGGTAAGCCCCTTTCGTATTGGGCAGCGGATGAGTTTGAAAGCCTCGGTGTCCCGTCCGCCATCGCCTTGGATCAACCTACCGAGGGGTTTTTCGCAGGGACTGTCATCGCCCTCTTGGAGGCATGGCTCGCTACGCAGCAAGAGCGCGCCGGTATTGCCCTTTTCGGGTGTGGACCGCGCGGTATGATGCGCGCCCTGGCACAAGTGGCGGAGCGGGCAGGGTTGCCGTGTCAAGTAGCAACGGAAGAACGCATGGGGTGCGGGTTGGGCATTTGTTTCGGCTGTCCCATCCCGTTCCGTGACGGCAGTTATCGCCTTTGCTGCACGGACGGACCCGTCTTTGACGCCCATGCAGTGGCGTGGTGAGGGGCAGCATGGTCATTTACGGGCGCCACCCGCTTCGCGAAGCGCTGCGGGCAGGGTTCACCCCTAAGGTGGTCTATGTCGCCGATGGGGCTAAGTTGGACGGCGAATTGCAATGGTTGCTGAAGGAAAGCGGCGTGCCGCTCCGCACCCTGCCGCGCGCCCATTTGACCCAAATCGCTCACTCCCCTGACCATCAAGGTGTCGCCGCCGACATCGGCGAGTTTCCCATCGCCCCGTTGCGGGAGGTGTTGCAGCGGGCGATGGAGGTTAACGGCGTCGTGCTGGGTTTGGATCACCTGCAAGACCCGCGCAATGTGGGCAGCCTCATTCGCAGCGCCGAAGCGTTGGGCGCTTGCGGCGTCGTCCTGCCGTCTGTCCGTAGCGTCGGCGTCACGCCCGCTGTCGTCAAAGCCTCCGCTGGCGCCTGCTTTCACATCCCCATCGCCATGGGCAACCTGCGCCAGTTCGCCAAGCGTTTTGAAGATGCCGGCGGGTTCGTCGCCGTGTTGGACATGGACGGCGACGACATTCGGGCTGCGCCCAAGTTGCGCCCCTTGCTGTTGATCGTCGGGGCAGAAGGGGAGGGTGTATCAGCGAGTTTAAAGGCGATGGCGCACGCTGTCTGGCGCATCCCGATGGCGGGACGGGTCGCTGCCCTCAACGCAGCCGTCGCCGGCGCCATCGCCCTCTGGGAAGTCACGCACCGTCACGCATGACCGTCTTGTGCCGCTCACAGCGGATGGGGACGGTGAACACCGATGCTGAAGGTCGTTTGCAGCCAGATTTCGTGAACGGTCTGACCGCCCAGTTTTAAGCGGCTCCATTGCAACCGATACCGCCCGAATTCGCTGGGAAACAGGGTAAGCGCTAGCGAAAATCCGTGCCCGCTGAAACTTTTGTCCGGCGCTTGGGCGAAATCGTAGCGCAAGCCTAAAAAGAGCGTTCTTGAGAGTTGATACTCCACGAGCGAAAACAGCCCTTTCGGGGACAGGCTCCCGTCACCCGTTTGCCGGCGTGCCCAATATGCTTCCGTCTGCCACACCAGTGACCGATACAACCCTTGCCGCAGCGGACGCCATCGGTAGGTCACATCCACGCTGAACAAGCGCGTGTCGTTCTCCGTGTCGTTGGGTCCAAACGCGTAGCTGGCGCCCAAACTGAGCGTCTGCGTGACAGACAAGTCGCGCAAGTGGCGTAACCGGGCGACCCAAACGGGGCGTCCGGCGTCGGCGTGAAAGGTGAGGTTGTCCGCGTTCATCGGGGCGAGGGTAAGCCAAGTGGCGCTCTGCCCCGTCGGCAAAAGCCAGTTGAAGGCGATGCCGGCACCGGTGAAACTGCCTTCTGTCGGCACTGTCTCCGGCGTCAGCGCCTCGCCGTGCAAACTCCCGAACCACAGCCGGTGCACCAGCGGCGTGTCCACAAAGGGTTGTTCAGGCGGGTGGATGTTGTTCAGTTGCCCAACAGGTGCCCGCAGCAAGCCCAATTTGAGTTGCAAACTGCGCGGCAGACGAAGGAAAGTCGGGTCTAAAACGCTGAGGCTCGCTTCCTCCACCTCCGCACCTTCAGGACCGACAGCGATGAAGGTGTCCAAACGCGAGAAGGGATCAGTCGCAGCTTGAAACGCTAACTCGGCTTCGCTGAACTCTGCACCAGCGAACGCGCCAAAGGGGCGACGCCCGCGAAAAGCCGTGCGGAAGTTAGCGATGACCGATGTGTCAGGGTTGAGGGCTTGAAATGCCCCACCCCCAAAAACCGCTGTGCCATAAGAAGGTGGGGGGAGAGGTGTTCGCGGTGAAGGGGGTTGTTGAGACAGCGCCTCTTGCAACTCTTGCTCTAAACGGCGCTTTTCCGCTTCCGCCGCCGGTGACGGTGCCGCGGTCGCCGTGACAGCAGAAGATGGCACAGCGCCGTCGCGCTTAATAGCGGCTAACTCCGCCTGCAAAGTCTGCACTAACTGTTCCAAGAGGCTAACGCGCTCCCGCAACTGACGCAGTTCGGCGTCCTTATCCGTTGATTGTGCGTTGACTGCAACGCCCCATCCAAGCAACACAGCCACCGCACACAGCCTGCGCAAAGGCACCATGCAGCGTCACCTCCGAACTATTCGGGATTACCGCACAAGAAGGTTGCGGGTAGGTTTTACGACGGCAATAGTAGGTGCAGGGGAAACCACAGCCTCTTCTGCAGGCTCGGCTGTCGCCGCACGGGCAGCGCCGCTGGCGCAACGCTTTGCGGACCGAAGGGTGCATTTGTCAGCGTTGTGTTGAACCAATGGAGGTTAATCGGAGGGCGGCTCTCCTGAGCCGCCGCCAAAGACACATCGGCGCATCGGGAGATGCGCCCTCCGAACCTCGGAGGGCGGCTTTCTCCTGAACCGCCGTCAACGACACATCGGCGCATCGGGAGATGCGCCCTCCGAACCTCGGAGGGCGGCTCTCTGAGCCGCCGTCAACGACACATCGGCGCATCGGGAGATGCGCCCTCCGAACCCTCGGAGGGCGGTTTTCTCCTGAACCGCCGTCAACGACATATCGGCGCATCGGAGATGCGCCCTCCGAACCCTCGGAGGGCGGTTTTCTCCTGAACCGCCGTCAACGACACATCGGCGCATCGGGAGATGCGCCCTCCGAACCCTCGGAGGGCGGCTCTCCTGAGCCGCCGTCAACGACACATCGGCGCATCGGAGACGCGCCCTCCGAGGCGCTGCCGAAAGGAAAATCCAACGAAGCAGTTGTCAGCGGACATCTTCCAACACTTCGGTGCGCGGCAGCACGACGCGATCTACCCAGACTTTTACGCCAGGGTAGAGCACACACCCATCCCCGATGCGGGCACCATCACCGACGATGCAACCCAACTGCTCCATCGCTGTGTCCACCAATTGCCCACGCACGACAGACCGCACGGTGATACCGGACGGCAGTTTGGCAAACGCACGGGCACCGTGACCGATGACGACGCGATCGCCCAACACGCTCCACGCCAGTTCGGCGTCCTCACCGACTTGCACTTGGTCCATCAGCACACAATCTTCCAGATGCGCACCGTCGCCGATGTGGCAGCGGTCACCGATAACCGTTCGCACGATGTCACAATTGGCGCCGATGACGCTTCCCTCGCCAATCACCGCTGGACCGATCACTTTTGACCGCGCCTCCACACGGGCTGTTGGGGCGATGAACACATCGCCGTGCACTTCTGCAGTCGGATGAACGAAACCGTTTATGGCCGGGGCAGGTAGCAACTGAGCGACACGCTCAGTACCCCATAGCGTCAACAAATGGTGGGTGGCGACAAGCACATCCCACGGGTAGGTGAGCGGCACCCATCCGTCCTCAGTCACGACCGCGTGCAGCCCATGCGCCATTAACTGCGGGGTGATGTCTGGCAAGCGGATTTCGCCGTCTTCCGCGGGCGGCAGGTGTTGGAGCCACTGCAACGCCTCGTGCGGTAGCGTCCATGCACCCGTGCTGACCAACGCGCCGGGCGGCGCTTCTTTGGGCTTTTCGCGCACCGCCCGCACAAAACCGTCAACGACTTCCACGACACCGAAGCGGTGGGGCTGATGGTGAGGCGCGACCAGCAACGCCGGCACCTGCGACAAGCAAGCGGCGAGGGCGTCCGGCAAAATCAAATCGTCACCGTTCAGCACCGCGAACGGCGCCTCCCTCTCAAGGAAAGGTGCAGCTTGTAAAACAGCGTGTCCCGTGCCCAGCGCTTGCTCTTGCACAGCGTAGTGGACTGTCAGCCCTGCGAAGCGGTGCCCGATGGCGCGTTCCACCTGTTGCCGCTCAAATCCGACGACCAAAACGACCTCCTGCACACCTGCCGCTGCAAGCCCGCGCAGCAAGTGCATCAAATTGGGCGTGTTGGCTAATTTCAGCAGCGGTTTCGGTTTGCGGACGGTCAACGGGTAAGTGCGCGTTGACAACCCCGCCGTCAAGATCACCGCTTGGCGCACCATCCTTTGGCTCCACCTCCGCCGCCAAATAATGGCACATTCTGCGGTGCCCCTTAGGACACCGCAAAGGGCGCCCCATCGGTTGTGCCGCACCTTTGTGTGGCGCGTCATAGAGCGCACTGATAAAATTGAGTGCAGCACTTAAGGGGGATCAAGGCTTATGCAACCGCTGACCGTTCTCGTCGGCATGACAACCGAAGAGTTGGAAGCATTGGCGGAGCAACTGGGTGAACCCCGTTATCGTGGACGGCAGTTAGCCCGCTGGGTTTATCGCAAATGTGTCTTGACTTTTGATGCTATGACCGATTTGCCGAAAGGGCTGCGGGAACGGTTGAGCGCAACAGCCATCGTTAACCCGATCGCCGTCGTGGATGTCAAAGTCGCCTCGGACGGGACGACGAAGTATTTAGGGCAATTGCCCGACGGCGAAACGGTGGAGTTCGTTTTTATCCCGCACGGCAACTGGGATACCATCTGTGTCAGCACCCAAGTCGGCTGCCCCATCGGCTGTCGGTTTTGTGCATCGGGCGAAAGTTACGCGCGTAACCTGACCGCCGGAGAAATCGTCGCGCAAGTGCTCATCGCCAAGCGCCGTGATAACCCCAACATCGTCTTCATGGGTATGGGGGAACCTTTCCTTAACTTTGACAACCTCATCAAGGCACTGCGTTTGCTCAACGCTGAAGGCGGAATCGGCGTGCGCCGTATGACGGTCTCAACGGTCGGGTTGGTGAACGGTATCCGTAAACTGGCACGGTCAGGGCTGCAAGTCAACCTTGCGGTATCGCTGCACGCCCCCAACGACGAGTTGCGCCGTCAACTGATTCCCGCT
This window of the bacterium HR17 genome carries:
- the rlmN gene encoding putative dual-specificity RNA methyltransferase RlmN, with the translated sequence MQPLTVLVGMTTEELEALAEQLGEPRYRGRQLARWVYRKCVLTFDAMTDLPKGLRERLSATAIVNPIAVVDVKVASDGTTKYLGQLPDGETVEFVFIPHGNWDTICVSTQVGCPIGCRFCASGESYARNLTAGEIVAQVLIAKRRDNPNIVFMGMGEPFLNFDNLIKALRLLNAEGGIGVRRMTVSTVGLVNGIRKLARSGLQVNLAVSLHAPNDELRRQLIPAKLPPLAELLQACQEYFQATKRRVTFEYVLLRGVNDRPEHAVELARLLRRLPCHVNLIPYNPTTANFARPTDKDIERFRRILVEHGIPATVRHERGTEVQGACGQLHRHRWQLQDRNAVWNNGVGSEGGSPEPPENGTKPVRAHQERAL
- the afr_1 gene encoding 1,5-anhydro-D-fructose reductase, whose protein sequence is MYRVGIVGLGRKALTIDDETHLRWLTNYELPPTTHVSAYLANPQTQIVAVCARSSESLERFYQRTGLRQVRGYTDFREMFANEPLDIVSVCTHTDMKAAIVIAAAEAGVKGIICEKAMATSLEEADAMLVACERAGTKLLVNHPRRYHPTYRRAKALLEKGAIGELVRLHGTMWTWLLHNGTHLWDILRYFVGDADWVCGWVRNDHPSDPGGYGIVHFQSGVVAWVDVGGGQGFTLELHGTNGLMRIDSFHDGVQLEVYADVYPPDPSRPAFQFRPRYVQRREYHPNPPQFTPPMQAALQDLLDALEQDRQPQSSGYDGRAALEIGLAFHVSHRQGHCPVPLPLADRTVRVVSR
- the gtaB_1 gene encoding UTP--glucose-1-phosphate uridylyltransferase, whose amino-acid sequence is MVRQAVILTAGLSTRTYPLTVRKPKPLLKLANTPNLMHLLRGLAAAGVQEVVLVVGFERQQVERAIGHRFAGLTVHYAVQEQALGTGHAVLQAAPFLEREAPFAVLNGDDLILPDALAACLSQVPALLVAPHHQPHRFGVVEVVDGFVRAVREKPKEAPPGALVSTGAWTLPHEALQWLQHLPPAEDGEIRLPDITPQLMAHGLHAVVTEDGWVPLTYPWDVLVATHHLLTLWGTERVAQLLPAPAINGFVHPTAEVHGDVFIAPTARVEARSKVIGPAVIGEGSVIGANCDIVRTVIGDRCHIGDGAHLEDCVLMDQVQVGEDAELAWSVLGDRVVIGHGARAFAKLPSGITVRSVVRGQLVDTAMEQLGCIVGDGARIGDGCVLYPGVKVWVDRVVLPRTEVLEDVR
- the argH gene encoding Argininosuccinate lyase codes for the protein MARKRSAKASPSLPPKLWGGRFKKPLADEALQFSSSFAVDKRLWRYDLLGSIAHALMLGECGILTREEAHQLVTGLVSIWDDLEAQRLALSGPDEDVHSFVERVLRDRVGEIAGKLHTARSRNDQVVTDLRLWCRDALKALTEHILRLQQALTDQAQRHLETLMPGVTHLQHAQPVRLAHHLLAHFWALQRDAERLRDLLKRVNVSPLGAAALAGAGLPINPRRTAQLLGFAATAQNSMDAVSDRDFACELVFACALIMVHLSRLAEELILWSTPEFGFVTLDDAWCTGSSLMPQKRNPDMTELVRGKTGRAVGALTHLLTMLKGLPLTYNRDLQEDKPAVFEAVDTTVASLSVMAQVVATATFHPQRMRAALQGDFSTATDLADYLVQKGVPFREAHHAVGRLVLALSERGKGLEDATLDDLHAVSPAFGADALSLVAPDRSVERRRVLAGTAKPSVQRQLRRALAAMRRTQAWLRTFPSISAELSQVLVASQRRSP
- the udh_2 gene encoding Uronate dehydrogenase, encoding MKIAVTGSSGRIGQAVVRALLERGDQVRGLDLKPPEQWRFPFTRTDITDFGQVLQGLAGVDAVVHLAAVPGPRLVPPTEIMRVNVQGTYHVLEACRLLGIQRVVLASSINAVGLHFNKERPRLDYLPIDEQHPARPEEAYSLSKWLGEQMADATVRLAPAMAVASLRFHGVTTPEQYERWRAQPFRDVPGDFKGLWGYVDLRDAVDAVLKALEAPFTGHEAFFICAADTHSVVPTAELVAAAYPDVPLRRELRGHEGVFDLSKAKRLLGWEPRYSWRE
- the scpB gene encoding Segregation and condensation protein B, whose protein sequence is MESSSEQRMWWRKALECVLFVATKPLPLDELARVLDAPPDEVLFLLNELAVDYERNSGLAIVEVAGGWRMMTRAEFAPVVARLHPPQRVRLSRGSLEVLAIVAYHQPITRPEIERLRGVDSGAALQSLLEHGLIQVVGHKEVPGRPRLYGTTRRFLELFGLRSLDDLPPLKEWQEKAVALLADDAASTHEQFDVSVKGDNDGA
- a CDS encoding Putative TrmH family tRNA/rRNA methyltransferase codes for the protein MVIYGRHPLREALRAGFTPKVVYVADGAKLDGELQWLLKESGVPLRTLPRAHLTQIAHSPDHQGVAADIGEFPIAPLREVLQRAMEVNGVVLGLDHLQDPRNVGSLIRSAEALGACGVVLPSVRSVGVTPAVVKASAGACFHIPIAMGNLRQFAKRFEDAGGFVAVLDMDGDDIRAAPKLRPLLLIVGAEGEGVSASLKAMAHAVWRIPMAGRVAALNAAVAGAIALWEVTHRHA
- the relA gene encoding GTP pyrophosphokinase — protein: MNIATALAVRQSERLGVVTEQNADPLAVLIERVRATHPTADVERIARAYRFAEHAHSGQTRLSGEPYITHPWHVALIVTDLGLDENGIIAALLHDTVEDTAVDLPTIEREFGGEVAQLVEGVTKLSRLQFRTARQEHAENLRKVLVAMAQDVRVILIKLADRLHNLRTLDPLPEEKRKAIALETLQVYAPIAHRLGIWRLKWELEDLAFKHLDPQTYRTLARKVEKTRAERVHLVEQAIAQLHDALRQAGIDATVQGRPKHLWSIYQKMQREGVDIDRIYDLIALRVIVNTEAECYLALGTVHKLWTPLPGMFTDYIAKPKPNGYQSLHTKVIGPGGEVMEVQIRTWAMHRNAEYGIAAHWRYKEGYEEAPPPTDPLDQALGWLRELMELHRDMRDAAEFTRSVLGDLFRDQVFVFTPKGDVIDLPRGATPVDFAYRIHTEIGNRCIGAKVNGKLVPLDYELQTGDVVEILTSKHPKGPSPDWLRFVKTSLARNRIKRFLKEQAYEENLQRGREVLTQALERAGLHLTEVLESGKLGELAKQYQLQSVNDLLAAIGYGSVSAQSVVNKLKPPPPKPKVTLLAPDERALPARKGTLLYRLARCCAPVPNDPIVGFISRGRGIVVHRADCRNLQRLRESEPDRIVALDWGFPLQEPAIARLRVVAYDRVGLLSDVSNAVSSKGVNIVSNRSVTKDGIAYFELGVVVPDAPTLQEVIASIQRLTDVIQVARIV
- the pyrK gene encoding Dihydroorotate dehydrogenase B (NAD(+)), electron transfer subunit translates to MSAEAPSRLPHTPRERGNTAVFVGTAHIVAKERYRDFCRLTLRCRQIAQRAQPGQFVNLYLDALGGGKPFERASLPMAALLPRPFSIARIVPLLKGRTDPAPNEVPQAFSVLFDLRSVGTRWLAELTADVPVRVAGPLGKGFWVPQGVRRAVLVGGGIGAAPFPFFAEQLKRSGVEVVALLGAQTPDKLPFDPVRAEHPLMGNGKPLSYWAADEFESLGVPSAIALDQPTEGFFAGTVIALLEAWLATQQERAGIALFGCGPRGMMRALAQVAERAGLPCQVATEERMGCGLGICFGCPIPFRDGSYRLCCTDGPVFDAHAVAW